Within the Trachemys scripta elegans isolate TJP31775 chromosome 4, CAS_Tse_1.0, whole genome shotgun sequence genome, the region GCTGTTGGGGTTGGATTCCTCCGCGGGTCCATCCTTCACGGTCCACCCCCTTGAGGGTATTGTCATAAAACCTGCCAGAGGGGAGGAAACAGAGTCAAAGAGCTCTGCCTCCTGCTGGGTCCGTCAGCTGCTCAGACCCCTCCCCACTGGCCAAGCGACCCCCTtcgcttccctcccccccacacacccggTCAGGGCACCCCCACTCAAACCAAGAGACACACAGGGCATGCACATGGAGAGAGGGGAGAGcgctgggggaggaagggtagAGCTCCCCCAggggcagggtgggctgggggaggcaggtaGAGCTCCCCCCAGAGGCAGGATGGGCTGTGGGGAGGCAGATAGAGCTCCCCCCAGGGGCAGgttgggctgggggaggcaggataGAGCTCCCCCAGGGGCAGGAGGTGGCAGTATTCCAGACTCACTTGGAGTTGTAGCTGCTCAGGTACTTGTTGGGCAAGTCCGGGTCATAGGGAGGTGTCACATACTTCTTGTTGTTGATGCTGAATCCGGAGAGTTCCTGGGAGGGGGGACACAGGGCTGAGCTGGCCAGGCCCGAGGGATCTGCGGGACGCTGGGCAGGCCGCACAGGCCGTGCTCACACTCACCTTGTTCCCCACGTACTCCCGGCCCAGCAGGTTGGTCTGGGTCTGCAGGGGCCTCTGGAGCCCTCGGAACTGAGCGTGGCTCAGGGGCTCTGATCTCTCGGCCCCAGGCTGGGGTGCTGCATGCAGCGGAccctggggggcgggaggagacCAGGTGAATGGGGGGGCAGTCACAGACTGGGAAGGAGGAGACAGAGAGACCAGCACACAGACAGGTTACAGGTGGAGAGGAGGATGCAGGCAGACAGGGAGGACTGAAGGCAGGATGGGGGGTGCCAGTGGAAAGGAGAGAGCGGGCAGTGAGACGGGGGCAGATTGGAGGCAGGATGGGGGGTGCAGGCAGGATGGGGGGTGCCAGTGGAAAGGAGAGAGCGGGCAGGGAGGCGGGGGCAGATTGGAGGCAGGATGGGGGGTGCAGGCAGGACGGGGGGTGCCAGTGGAatggagggggcaggcagggaggcgAGGGCAGATTGTaggtgggatgggggtgcaggcaggatgggggggcaggcaggcagatggGGGGGTGCCAGTGGAAtagagggggcaggcagggaggctgGGGCAGATTGGAGGTGGGATGGAGGGGGCACAGGATGGGGGGTGTCAGTGGATTGGAGGGGGCAGGCAGGATGGAGTGAGGCAGGCAGGTCGCTCACCATGGCACTGAGGCCATTGCCTTTGTCCCGGCTGAATCCCGTCTCTCGCTCGGAGCCCTTTGACAGCACAGGCAGGAACTCATCGCCCTGACAGGAGTGGGACAAAGTGATGCAGCCAGGGGCAAAGTGTCACCTCCCCCATCCCAAGGACTTTGCAGCCACCCAGCTCGCTTGcatgggggagcagggcagagggcgTCACAGCCCGGCCTCTGCGGGGTCACAGGCTCTGATCGAACTGGAAGCCGCCCAAGCACTGGGGCTTGGCCACCTATTACAGGATGCTGGGAGAGGGCACCCCAAATGGCTTCTCTGGCCTGGAGCTGTAGCCCAGGAATGACCCTAACTCTGCCCTCCCCACTTAGTCTCTGGGTGACTCCCCCACTCTGCCCATCCTGCCCCCCATCTCTGGGTgaccctcccaccctttgccatcctccctctgctcctccttctcccccctcccggcCCCTCTTACATGGGGGAGAGTGCTGGGCAGGAAGTCCGTCTTGGTGATGCTGATGCCAGGCTGGCTCCTCTGCAAGGGAAACACTGAGCAGTGAGGCCCCTTCCCCATGCAGGATGGGCCCAGGATTCCCCAGACAGGCCTGGCCAGCTCCTCCCCTTGGGATCTAAGGGGGATCCCTTGAGATCTTACTAAGGAATCTGCTGGTGTATGGAGCTGACCCATGACATGGGGGGTAGGCTGGTAGGGATGAGGCCAGGCTGTGGGTGacctcccctctcttcccccatgtAGCTGAGCTgtgggtgttgtgtgtgtgtgtgtaaggggggGATGGTGTTTGGGATGCTGGGCCCCAAACAGCTTTGGCAGGTGTTCCAGGGCAGCCCTGAGGGGCACAGGAGCCTTCAGCCTCACCTCAGCTGCCGCTCAGAGACGGTTCCGaacaaaaggggtggggggaagagaaatcCACTGGAGTGGCTGGGaaactggggggggtggggggcaagctGCACAGGCTCCTGGGAAAGTGTGGGCATGCACAGCTGGGTCACCCCCAGGTACAAAGGGGGTGCTGTGCTCCACTCAGCCCAGTGCAGAGATGACCACCGGGGGAGCAGACCAGGGCCCAGCACCTACTGGCTCTCCCGGAGGAGGTGGCAGGATTGCAATGGGGTTCCGCTGGGTGCCCTCAGTGAATCCCGTCTCCTCCTTGGCTCCTATCGTCTTCCTCTGTAAGAAATCTGTAACGGGAGACGAGGCACAGAAGTACACGGTCACCCACATTCCCAGAGGGAGTCCAACAATGCTGGGCAACAACCAACATATCTAAGCCACCTGAAGTCATGTAACGGTGCACCTCGGGGTTCGAACCTCCGACCTCTGTCTCTAAAACCACCAGCCTCTCCGGCCAGAGCAGAAAGATCAGCTCCATTAATGAAGGCAGGAACTGGCTCATCAACCTCCATTtggtctagccactagagggagacagagcctCCCATAGGGCAAGCCCGGCTTGCGTCTGCATTAGCCTCACACTTAACTGGGCTGCGGGTTGAATGAAAAATGAGGTGCACACAGGAGCTAAGAGCACCAGAGAGAAAACGATCACCGGACAAGCCAATGGATTCAGATAAGCTGGGCCATGACGACTGTGGGACCAGCCCACATAGGACGGGGAGGAAAGATCTCGAGGTGGCCCATGGGTAGCTAAGATCACAGGGAGGGCCCCGGGCTGTTGTGGAGAAACAGCAAGTGAGCCTGGGCTCGGGCTGTGGTGTAGCGGTGCAACTGGATAGGGGGCTGCGCGTGGAACCCTGCCTCTGACGCTCCCAGCCTGAAGGGTGACCTCAGCATAGGTGGCTGCATGGAGGCGAGAGCGATCGTATGGATAAAGAACCATGCGAATGACAGGGGTGAAGTTGTGCAGCCGGCATAGTCTGCGCAGGAGACAGGAACTGGGAACCCCAGGAATGGCTCATGCTCAGGGGACAATTCAGAGAGCTCCCCATGCTCCCCCAACCCTGGGAACCCCACACCCCTTACCATTCCCAGACAGTTCTAGCCAGTAGAAAGCATGGTACACCTAGGGTTCCCTTCGTGTTAGGGGTTCCAGTAACACCTCCTCCCTACTTCCCCAGGGTCAGACAGCTCATCAGCAGGGAGACCCCACCTCTTAAGGCTAGAGGGACAGGGGGTTGTGCTCCCAGGCATGGGACAGAGAGGGGCTGCTGGATGAGAATAGCCAGTCATCTTGtacatagcactttccatccaacAGACCATAAAGGGGTTTCCAGTAAGACATGGGATCACTTCCCCAtcactgcaatgcagccacctcagggCTGGAACGTGCTTACCAGCTCACAGTGACATGACAGAACGAGGTAGGACAGGCACGGGAAACAAAGAGCGCGGCCAACTGCCAGAGGAATTTAGGGAGGCAGGAGGTAAGCGCATGAACTGGAATTTGGCTGGGAAACGGGTTAAAAGTCTTGCTCTTAGCAAAAGTCCCAGGGGACCTTTAATAACCACAAGCTGTTGGGACCTCGGCTTCCTGTCTCAGACAAGAGACAGCATCCTCCAGCAGCGCAATGCCCCTTGGCACCAGGCTGGGGCACTGGCTCATGACAGAGTACCCGGGGTGCCTTTCCAAGCCCTGGCTAGGCCCAGTGCTGCTTAGACGGGGGGGGGATGGGTACAGGTGTAGCTCCTATGAGTGAGCCTATGGCAGAGGCCTGCTTGGCCCCAGGACATGGCTCAGGAGGGTGCAAGGGGCTCCAGGAAGAACCATACCTGGCTGGCTGGGACCGTCGAAGCGGAACTTGGAGTTATACTCTGTGGACATGTA harbors:
- the PPP1R32 gene encoding protein phosphatase 1 regulatory subunit 32 isoform X3 gives rise to the protein MGRLPLGGVSPYVRTSAGGSVDPLKFYATSYGTAYGQERFHPRVGHHSGAGYKSNYRPVISYKASLDQVDNPAVGQLLQDNYDTVTTKHFRPLQLPDGKYPLPWSVYQPGSGFVRDKPISFPTTKAGPLYMSTEYNSKFRFDGPSQPDFLQRKTIGAKEETGFTEGTQRNPIAILPPPPGEPRSQPGISITKTDFLPSTLPHGDEFLPVLSKGSERETGFSRDKGNGLSAMGPLHAAPQPGAERSEPLSHAQFRGLQRPLQTQTNLLGREYVGNKELSGFSINNKKYVTPPYDPDLPNKYLSSYNSKFYDNTLKGVDREGWTRGGIQPQQPGGFATNNHVTELGSDPNATETLRRVHPHVGRTITTVDPFYCDTPHDSRFSALYQTVVPE